One region of Ictalurus furcatus strain D&B chromosome 17, Billie_1.0, whole genome shotgun sequence genomic DNA includes:
- the xaf1 gene encoding XIAP-associated factor 1 isoform X1, translating into MDASEELAICSHCQKDVVKTNLPMHEAHCQRFLCLCPDCEELMPKDQLEEHREEQHTPVKCKKCNMKMEKCKLADHDANECTERPQSCEYCQLDFPWSKLKEHVVACGSRTELCQDCNKYVTLKDQLQHAQTCTSEDFSFKTKSINGNVKKPLPGNTLQKDEPDDYVAYDSRDQRASQSADPEPDDTTLSLSDLQKKKRNEKTGWIDEDQIRTCPHCHLALPVNTLQWHADKCWIAEGLKRMNEAKDASVKK; encoded by the exons ATGGACGCTTCAGAAGAGCTGGCGATTTGTAGCCACTG CCAGAAAGACGTGGTGAAGACGAACCTTCCCATGCATGAAGCTCACTGCCAGCGCTTCCTGTGTCTGTGTCCCGACTGTGAAGAACTGATGCCTAAGGATCAGCTCGAAGAACATCGTGAGGAACAGCACACTCCG GTTAAATGCAAGAAGTGCAATATGAAGATGGAAAAATGCAAGCTAGCAGATCATGAT GCAAACGAATGCACAGAGAGGCCTCAGAGCTGCGAGTACTGTCAGCTGGATTTCCCTTGGAGCAAACTGAAGGAGCACGTCGTAGCCTGTGGGAGTCGGACAGAACTCTGTCAGGACTGTAACAAGTACGTCACCCTGAAAGACCAGCTCCAGCACGCTCAGACCTGCACCTCTGAGGACTTCAGCTTTAAAA CTAAATCcattaatggaaatgtaaaaaagcCTCTGCCAGGGAACACTCTGCAGAAGGATGAG cccgatGATTACGTGGCATACGATTCGAGAGATCAGCGTGCTAGCCAATCCGCCGATCCTGAGCCTGATGACACGACTCTGTCGCTGTCGGATCTGCAGAAGAAGAAGCGGAATGAGAAAACTGGCTGGATAGATGAGGATCAGATCAGAACCTGTCCACACTGTCACCTCGCTCTGCCAGTAAACACACTGCAGTGGCACGCT GACAAATGCTGGATTGCTGAAGGTCTGAAACGGATGAACGAGGCAAAGGACGCGAGTGTGAAGAAGTGA
- the xaf1 gene encoding XIAP-associated factor 1 isoform X2, whose protein sequence is MDASEELAICSHCQKDVVKTNLPMHEAHCQRFLCLCPDCEELMPKDQLEEHREEQHTPVKCKKCNMKMEKCKLADHDANECTERPQSCEYCQLDFPWSKLKEHVVACGSRTELCQDCNKYVTLKDQLQHAQTCTSEDFSFKTKSINGNVKKPLPGNTLQKDEKKKRNEKTGWIDEDQIRTCPHCHLALPVNTLQWHADKCWIAEGLKRMNEAKDASVKK, encoded by the exons ATGGACGCTTCAGAAGAGCTGGCGATTTGTAGCCACTG CCAGAAAGACGTGGTGAAGACGAACCTTCCCATGCATGAAGCTCACTGCCAGCGCTTCCTGTGTCTGTGTCCCGACTGTGAAGAACTGATGCCTAAGGATCAGCTCGAAGAACATCGTGAGGAACAGCACACTCCG GTTAAATGCAAGAAGTGCAATATGAAGATGGAAAAATGCAAGCTAGCAGATCATGAT GCAAACGAATGCACAGAGAGGCCTCAGAGCTGCGAGTACTGTCAGCTGGATTTCCCTTGGAGCAAACTGAAGGAGCACGTCGTAGCCTGTGGGAGTCGGACAGAACTCTGTCAGGACTGTAACAAGTACGTCACCCTGAAAGACCAGCTCCAGCACGCTCAGACCTGCACCTCTGAGGACTTCAGCTTTAAAA CTAAATCcattaatggaaatgtaaaaaagcCTCTGCCAGGGAACACTCTGCAGAAGGATGAG AAGAAGAAGCGGAATGAGAAAACTGGCTGGATAGATGAGGATCAGATCAGAACCTGTCCACACTGTCACCTCGCTCTGCCAGTAAACACACTGCAGTGGCACGCT GACAAATGCTGGATTGCTGAAGGTCTGAAACGGATGAACGAGGCAAAGGACGCGAGTGTGAAGAAGTGA
- the tekt1 gene encoding tektin-1 yields MSRVLKAPPKFLPSEWKHANHTRFRSAEAERARSERLTAECKRLIEESEKSVRRMQQDANNRLEKRLKDITFWRQELEQKLHEMVQEIEQLLVIKDRVERALGSCSEPLQATLDCLNERQKRVEIDLVHDEVEKELLKEKDVIDGVTALLQRTLEQIVEQIRLNRSAKYYLEKDLRDKFQAERIEEFCSLLSSTTASVEEKAPAGQCADGGLAVTPHEWETFSDVNIGKAEKERSNSTSLRALVENLLVQTAADMRRQHEAAGSALTLRIHEIRSAKAGLEDQLSKLLVEIASQEQNLDALKVAVADKEGPLKVAQTRLHVRSQRPRVELCNDHAHARLLSEVQQLTSHISRLKESLAESEMELRALTRNQLLLEEEIQVKSNSLYIDEVICTQLRQAVTIHDF; encoded by the exons aTGTCTCGGGTATTAAAAGCACCTCCTAAGTTTCTGCCTTCTGAGTGGAAACATGCGAACCACACGCGCTTCAGGAGCGCAGAGGCCGAGCGAGCACGCTCCGAGCGACTCACGGCCGAGTGTAAGAGACTGATAGAGGAGAGCGAGAAGTCGGTGAGACGCATGCAGCAGGATGCTAACAACAGGCTGG AGAAGAGGCTCAAAGATATTACGTTCTGGAGGCAGGAGCTGGAGCAGAAACTGCACGAGATGGTACAGGAGATCGAGCAGCTCCTGGTTATAAAGGACCGAGTAGAGAGAGCTCTGGGGAGTTGCTCCGAGCCTCTTCAAGCCACGCTGGACTGTCTGAACGAGAG GCAGAAGCGGGTGGAGATAGACCTGGTTCATGACGAGGTGGAGAAGGAGCTTCTGAAGGAGAAGGATGTGATCGATGGAGTGACGGCTCTCCTCCAGCGCACTCTGGAGCAGATCGTTGAGCAGATCAG ACTCAACCGCTCGGCTAAATATTACCTGGAGAAGGATCTGCGGGACAAATTTCAGGCTGAGCGCATCGAGGAGTTCTGCTCCCTGCTCAGCAGCACCACGGCGAGCGTCGAGGAGAAGGCTCCAGCGGGACAGTGTGCCGATGGAGG actCGCCGTGACTCCTCACGAATGGGAGACGTTCTCCGACGTGAACATCGGCAAGGCGGAGAAGGAGAGGAGTAACTCGACGTCTCTGAGGGCGCTGGTGGAGAACCTGCTGGTGCAGACGGCGGCAGACATGCGGAGGCAGCACGAGGCCGCCGGCTCGGCCCTGACGCTGCGCATACACGAGATCAGAAGTGCTAAGGCGGGGCTGGAAGATCAGCTGAGCAAG CTGCTTGTGGAGATTGCGAGCCAGGAACAGAACCTCGATGCGCTGAAAGTGGCCGTCGCCGATAAAGAAGGGCCGCTAAAGGTGGCGCAGACACGGCTGCACGTGCGCAGTCAGCGTCCCAGAGTTGAGCTGTGCAACGATCACGCTCACGCACGCCTGCTCTCTGAAGTGCAACAGCTCACCAGCCACATCTCCAG GCTGAAAGAAAGTTTGGCCGAGTCGGAGATGGAGCTCAGAGCCCTGACCAGAAACCAGCTGCTCCTGGAGGAGGAGATCCAGGTCAAATCAAACTCGCTGTACATCGACGAAGTGATCTGCACTCAGCTCCGTCAGGCAGTCACCATTCACGACTTCTAA
- the inpp5ka gene encoding inositol polyphosphate 5-phosphatase Ka isoform X1, with protein sequence MVIICDEMEQETLKALNALRLEQKTHNIDTFRLFMVTWNVATAEPPDDITSLLQLNSPKKADLYVIGLQEVRAAPLKFVKDLAFGDSWSCLFMNTLTPLGYIQVSSVRMQGLLLLLFSKLEHLPFIRDIRTTYTRTGIYGYWGNKGGVSLRISFYGHSLCFLNCHLAAHINYASQRVEEFEHILNSQTFDGKNTPSVLDHKLVFWFGDLNFRIEDHGMHFIRNCISSKNFNLLWSKDQLTMMKKKIPRLQQFEEGPLEFQPTYKFDLNSDKYDSRLQTAWFGLTGKKRKPAWCDRILWRMNTKPPPENADKDLDEYDGGGDYDGEQEQLEEPLDEFPLKVEQDAYTSNMEYGISDHKPVTGIFRLELRRMYETPLVRVRAEGEWSADMDAVVTYCPLEQFPSSAWDWIGLYKVGFQSIYDYITYTWVKDDQVALSNELIQVYVSKEEIPVLGGECVLCYYSSNLQCIVGISEPFKVHESQAAIEEGFLPQNVNRFGRDSAS encoded by the exons GCTCTTCATGGTCACATGGAACGTGGCTACAGCAGAGCCTCCTGATGACATCACGTCCCTACTGCAGCTTAATTCCCCGAAGAAAGCAGACCTCTACGTGATCGG TTTACAGGAAGTGAGAGCAGCACCTCTGAAGTTCGTCAAAGATCTGGCTTTCGGAGATTCCTGGAGTTGCCTGTTCATGAACACGCTGACTCCTCTGGGCTATATTCAA GTGTCCTCTGTGAGGATGCAgggtctgctgctgctgctctttTCTAAGTTAGAGCACCTCCCCTTTATCCGAGACATTCGGACCACGTACACTCGCACCGGGATCTACGGatactgg GGTAATAAAGGAGGGGTGAGCCTCCGTATCTCCTTCTACGGTCATTCGCTCTGCTTCCTCAACTGTCACCTGGCAGCCCACATCAATTACGCCTCTCAAAGGGTGGAGGAATTTGAGCACATCCTGAACTCCCAGACGTTTGACGGCAAAAACACTCCATCTGTTTTAGACcacaa GCTCGTCTTCTGGTTCGGAGACTTGAATTTTCGTATCGAAGACCACGGGATGCACTTCATTCGCAACTGCATCAGCAGCAAGAATTTCAACCTGCTGTGGTCTAAAGACCAG CTGActatgatgaagaagaagatccCCAGACTGCAGCAGTTTGAAGAAGGACCTCTCGAGTTTCAGCCTACCTACAAATTCGACTTGAACTCTGATAAATACGACTCGAG GCTGCAGACGGCTTGGTTCGGTCTTAC CGGGAAAAAGCGAAAGCCTGCGTGGTGCGATCGGATCCTGTGGCGGATGAACACCAAACCTCCCCCTGAGAATGCAGATAAAGACCTTGATGAatatgatggtggtggtgattatgATGGAGAGCAGGAGCAGCTTGAGGAACCGTTGGATGAATTTCCTCTCAAAGTAGAGCAGGACGCTTACACCAGCAACATGGAGTACGGCATCAGTGACCATAAACCCGTCACGGGCATCTTCAGACTGGAG CTGAGGAGGATGTACGAGACTCCACTGGTGCGTGTGCGTGCCGAGGGTGAGTGGAGCGCAGACATGGACGCTGTGGTGACCTACTGCCCTCTGGAGCAGTTTCCCTCCAGCGCCTGGGACTGGATTGGCCTTTATAAG GTTGGATTCCAGAGCATTTATGATTACATCACCTATACCTGGGTAAAAGATGACCAGGTGGCCTTGAGTAATGAGCTCATCCAG GTTTATGTGAGCAAGGAGGAGATCCCGGTTCTAGGTGGGGAATGTGTACTGTGCTACTACAGTAGTAacctgcagtgcattgtgggtattagCGAACCTTTCAAA GTTCACGAGTCGCAAGCAGCGATTGAAGAAGGCTTCTTACCCCAGAACGTTAACAGATTCGGACGGGATTCGGCCAGTTAG
- the inpp5ka gene encoding inositol polyphosphate 5-phosphatase Ka isoform X2, with protein sequence MEQETLKALNALRLEQKTHNIDTFRLFMVTWNVATAEPPDDITSLLQLNSPKKADLYVIGLQEVRAAPLKFVKDLAFGDSWSCLFMNTLTPLGYIQVSSVRMQGLLLLLFSKLEHLPFIRDIRTTYTRTGIYGYWGNKGGVSLRISFYGHSLCFLNCHLAAHINYASQRVEEFEHILNSQTFDGKNTPSVLDHKLVFWFGDLNFRIEDHGMHFIRNCISSKNFNLLWSKDQLTMMKKKIPRLQQFEEGPLEFQPTYKFDLNSDKYDSRLQTAWFGLTGKKRKPAWCDRILWRMNTKPPPENADKDLDEYDGGGDYDGEQEQLEEPLDEFPLKVEQDAYTSNMEYGISDHKPVTGIFRLELRRMYETPLVRVRAEGEWSADMDAVVTYCPLEQFPSSAWDWIGLYKVGFQSIYDYITYTWVKDDQVALSNELIQVYVSKEEIPVLGGECVLCYYSSNLQCIVGISEPFKVHESQAAIEEGFLPQNVNRFGRDSAS encoded by the exons GCTCTTCATGGTCACATGGAACGTGGCTACAGCAGAGCCTCCTGATGACATCACGTCCCTACTGCAGCTTAATTCCCCGAAGAAAGCAGACCTCTACGTGATCGG TTTACAGGAAGTGAGAGCAGCACCTCTGAAGTTCGTCAAAGATCTGGCTTTCGGAGATTCCTGGAGTTGCCTGTTCATGAACACGCTGACTCCTCTGGGCTATATTCAA GTGTCCTCTGTGAGGATGCAgggtctgctgctgctgctctttTCTAAGTTAGAGCACCTCCCCTTTATCCGAGACATTCGGACCACGTACACTCGCACCGGGATCTACGGatactgg GGTAATAAAGGAGGGGTGAGCCTCCGTATCTCCTTCTACGGTCATTCGCTCTGCTTCCTCAACTGTCACCTGGCAGCCCACATCAATTACGCCTCTCAAAGGGTGGAGGAATTTGAGCACATCCTGAACTCCCAGACGTTTGACGGCAAAAACACTCCATCTGTTTTAGACcacaa GCTCGTCTTCTGGTTCGGAGACTTGAATTTTCGTATCGAAGACCACGGGATGCACTTCATTCGCAACTGCATCAGCAGCAAGAATTTCAACCTGCTGTGGTCTAAAGACCAG CTGActatgatgaagaagaagatccCCAGACTGCAGCAGTTTGAAGAAGGACCTCTCGAGTTTCAGCCTACCTACAAATTCGACTTGAACTCTGATAAATACGACTCGAG GCTGCAGACGGCTTGGTTCGGTCTTAC CGGGAAAAAGCGAAAGCCTGCGTGGTGCGATCGGATCCTGTGGCGGATGAACACCAAACCTCCCCCTGAGAATGCAGATAAAGACCTTGATGAatatgatggtggtggtgattatgATGGAGAGCAGGAGCAGCTTGAGGAACCGTTGGATGAATTTCCTCTCAAAGTAGAGCAGGACGCTTACACCAGCAACATGGAGTACGGCATCAGTGACCATAAACCCGTCACGGGCATCTTCAGACTGGAG CTGAGGAGGATGTACGAGACTCCACTGGTGCGTGTGCGTGCCGAGGGTGAGTGGAGCGCAGACATGGACGCTGTGGTGACCTACTGCCCTCTGGAGCAGTTTCCCTCCAGCGCCTGGGACTGGATTGGCCTTTATAAG GTTGGATTCCAGAGCATTTATGATTACATCACCTATACCTGGGTAAAAGATGACCAGGTGGCCTTGAGTAATGAGCTCATCCAG GTTTATGTGAGCAAGGAGGAGATCCCGGTTCTAGGTGGGGAATGTGTACTGTGCTACTACAGTAGTAacctgcagtgcattgtgggtattagCGAACCTTTCAAA GTTCACGAGTCGCAAGCAGCGATTGAAGAAGGCTTCTTACCCCAGAACGTTAACAGATTCGGACGGGATTCGGCCAGTTAG
- the inpp5ka gene encoding inositol polyphosphate 5-phosphatase Ka isoform X3, translating to MVIICDEMEQETLKALNALRLEQKTHNIDTFRLFMVTWNVATAEPPDDITSLLQLNSPKKADLYVIGLQEVRAAPLKFVKDLAFGDSWSCLFMNTLTPLGYIQVSSVRMQGLLLLLFSKLEHLPFIRDIRTTYTRTGIYGYWGNKGGVSLRISFYGHSLCFLNCHLAAHINYASQRVEEFEHILNSQTFDGKNTPSVLDHKLVFWFGDLNFRIEDHGMHFIRNCISSKNFNLLWSKDQLTMMKKKIPRLQQFEEGPLEFQPTYKFDLNSDKYDSSGKKRKPAWCDRILWRMNTKPPPENADKDLDEYDGGGDYDGEQEQLEEPLDEFPLKVEQDAYTSNMEYGISDHKPVTGIFRLELRRMYETPLVRVRAEGEWSADMDAVVTYCPLEQFPSSAWDWIGLYKVGFQSIYDYITYTWVKDDQVALSNELIQVYVSKEEIPVLGGECVLCYYSSNLQCIVGISEPFKVHESQAAIEEGFLPQNVNRFGRDSAS from the exons GCTCTTCATGGTCACATGGAACGTGGCTACAGCAGAGCCTCCTGATGACATCACGTCCCTACTGCAGCTTAATTCCCCGAAGAAAGCAGACCTCTACGTGATCGG TTTACAGGAAGTGAGAGCAGCACCTCTGAAGTTCGTCAAAGATCTGGCTTTCGGAGATTCCTGGAGTTGCCTGTTCATGAACACGCTGACTCCTCTGGGCTATATTCAA GTGTCCTCTGTGAGGATGCAgggtctgctgctgctgctctttTCTAAGTTAGAGCACCTCCCCTTTATCCGAGACATTCGGACCACGTACACTCGCACCGGGATCTACGGatactgg GGTAATAAAGGAGGGGTGAGCCTCCGTATCTCCTTCTACGGTCATTCGCTCTGCTTCCTCAACTGTCACCTGGCAGCCCACATCAATTACGCCTCTCAAAGGGTGGAGGAATTTGAGCACATCCTGAACTCCCAGACGTTTGACGGCAAAAACACTCCATCTGTTTTAGACcacaa GCTCGTCTTCTGGTTCGGAGACTTGAATTTTCGTATCGAAGACCACGGGATGCACTTCATTCGCAACTGCATCAGCAGCAAGAATTTCAACCTGCTGTGGTCTAAAGACCAG CTGActatgatgaagaagaagatccCCAGACTGCAGCAGTTTGAAGAAGGACCTCTCGAGTTTCAGCCTACCTACAAATTCGACTTGAACTCTGATAAATACGACTCGAG CGGGAAAAAGCGAAAGCCTGCGTGGTGCGATCGGATCCTGTGGCGGATGAACACCAAACCTCCCCCTGAGAATGCAGATAAAGACCTTGATGAatatgatggtggtggtgattatgATGGAGAGCAGGAGCAGCTTGAGGAACCGTTGGATGAATTTCCTCTCAAAGTAGAGCAGGACGCTTACACCAGCAACATGGAGTACGGCATCAGTGACCATAAACCCGTCACGGGCATCTTCAGACTGGAG CTGAGGAGGATGTACGAGACTCCACTGGTGCGTGTGCGTGCCGAGGGTGAGTGGAGCGCAGACATGGACGCTGTGGTGACCTACTGCCCTCTGGAGCAGTTTCCCTCCAGCGCCTGGGACTGGATTGGCCTTTATAAG GTTGGATTCCAGAGCATTTATGATTACATCACCTATACCTGGGTAAAAGATGACCAGGTGGCCTTGAGTAATGAGCTCATCCAG GTTTATGTGAGCAAGGAGGAGATCCCGGTTCTAGGTGGGGAATGTGTACTGTGCTACTACAGTAGTAacctgcagtgcattgtgggtattagCGAACCTTTCAAA GTTCACGAGTCGCAAGCAGCGATTGAAGAAGGCTTCTTACCCCAGAACGTTAACAGATTCGGACGGGATTCGGCCAGTTAG